Proteins from a genomic interval of Nautilia sp. PV-1:
- the atpD gene encoding F0F1 ATP synthase subunit beta → MEGKVLQILGPVVDVEFEGDIPAINEALYVEFEANGEKKKVVLEVAAQIGDHIVRTIAMDLTDGLTRGEKVVATGAPIKVPVGEAVLGRIFNVTGDVIDGGEEVPADTPRWSIHRDAPPFEEQSTKMEVFETGIKVVDLLCPYMKGGKTGLFGGAGVGKTVIIMELIHNVAYKHSGYSVFAGVGERTREGNDLYHEMKESGVLDKVALCYGQMNEPPGCRNRVAMTGLTMAEYFRDEEGRDVLMFIDNIFRFAQAGAEMSALLGRIPSAVGYQPTLATEMGKLQERITSTKKGSITSIQAVYVPADDLTDPAPASVFAHLDSTTVLNRKIAEKGIYPAVDPLDSTSRILDPQIVGEEHYKVARGVQEVLQKYKDLQDIIAILGMDELSEEDKLTVARARKIEKFLSQPFFVAKVFTGADGRYVELNKTIAGFKEILEGKVDDLPENAFYMVGDLDEAKEKAEKMKAQS, encoded by the coding sequence ATGGAAGGTAAAGTATTACAAATTTTAGGTCCTGTAGTTGACGTAGAATTTGAAGGAGATATTCCGGCGATAAACGAAGCGCTTTATGTGGAATTTGAAGCAAATGGTGAGAAGAAAAAAGTTGTATTAGAGGTTGCTGCACAAATCGGTGATCATATCGTTAGAACAATTGCAATGGATTTGACTGACGGTCTTACAAGAGGAGAAAAAGTAGTAGCTACTGGAGCTCCTATTAAAGTACCTGTCGGTGAAGCTGTTCTTGGTAGAATTTTCAACGTAACAGGTGACGTAATCGATGGCGGTGAAGAAGTTCCTGCTGATACACCGAGATGGTCAATCCATAGAGACGCTCCTCCGTTTGAAGAGCAGTCAACTAAAATGGAAGTTTTCGAAACCGGTATTAAAGTTGTAGACCTTCTATGTCCTTACATGAAAGGTGGTAAAACTGGTCTATTCGGTGGTGCCGGAGTTGGTAAAACGGTTATTATTATGGAGCTAATCCACAACGTTGCGTATAAACACAGCGGTTACTCTGTATTTGCAGGGGTTGGTGAAAGAACAAGAGAAGGTAACGACCTTTACCATGAAATGAAAGAAAGTGGAGTTCTTGATAAAGTTGCACTGTGCTACGGTCAGATGAACGAACCTCCAGGATGTAGAAACAGAGTTGCGATGACAGGTCTTACAATGGCTGAATACTTCAGGGACGAAGAAGGAAGAGACGTACTTATGTTCATCGACAACATATTCAGATTTGCTCAGGCGGGTGCTGAAATGTCAGCGCTTCTCGGAAGAATTCCAAGTGCGGTTGGTTATCAGCCTACACTTGCTACTGAAATGGGTAAATTACAAGAAAGAATTACTTCTACTAAAAAAGGAAGTATTACGTCTATCCAGGCTGTTTACGTACCGGCTGACGACTTAACTGACCCAGCACCGGCAAGCGTATTCGCACACTTGGATTCAACAACAGTACTTAACAGAAAAATTGCTGAAAAAGGTATTTACCCGGCAGTTGACCCGCTTGATTCAACAAGTAGAATTCTTGATCCTCAAATCGTAGGTGAAGAGCACTACAAAGTAGCAAGGGGTGTTCAGGAAGTATTACAAAAATATAAAGATTTACAAGATATTATTGCGATCCTTGGTATGGACGAACTTAGCGAAGAAGATAAGTTAACTGTTGCAAGAGCAAGAAAAATCGAAAAATTCTTATCACAACCGTTCTTCGTTGCAAAAGTGTTTACCGGAGCAGACGGAAGATATGTAGAACTTAATAAAACAATTGCAGGATTTAAAGAAATTCTTGAAGGTAAAGTTGACGACTTACCGGAAAATGCATTCTACATGGTAGGTGATTTAGACGAAGCTAAAGAAAAAGCTGAAAAAATGAAGGCTCAAAGCTAA
- the atpC gene encoding ATP synthase F1 subunit epsilon, with protein MKLDIVTPLGRIYEGEIKEAYFPGIEGEFGVLEGHAPLMTTLQPGVITVKKEDGSEEIIAINTGYVEVTPDHVNVLVDGAQPVSGEKAGDIAEAIEKAKKLIRDAANSDVLVASVEAKIESAARNI; from the coding sequence ATGAAACTTGATATTGTTACACCTCTTGGAAGAATATACGAGGGTGAAATAAAAGAAGCATATTTTCCGGGAATTGAAGGTGAATTTGGTGTCCTTGAAGGACACGCACCTTTAATGACTACTTTACAGCCGGGAGTAATTACTGTTAAAAAAGAAGACGGCAGTGAAGAAATTATTGCTATTAATACAGGTTACGTAGAAGTTACGCCTGATCACGTAAACGTATTAGTAGACGGCGCCCAGCCTGTTTCAGGTGAAAAAGCCGGAGATATTGCAGAAGCGATAGAGAAAGCTAAAAAACTTATTCGTGATGCGGCAAACAGCGATGTTCTTGTTGCATCTGTTGAGGCAAAGATAGAAAGTGCTGCCAGAAATATCTAA
- a CDS encoding MotA/TolQ/ExbB proton channel family protein produces the protein MLPEISKILSNPINVVVLGWLGIYLFFVFFIFFYKFIGLSSWIKKEKESLNALLMSGNISGVSSLKRCIDKTENINSLTFDACIQAAKSSAESGITFLGIVASTAPFIGLFGTVIGILTAFSSMQSVTTINMIAPAIADALVATAVGIIVAVPAYSFHQILSKKVEDLISVLTMQKDFYLSK, from the coding sequence GTGCTGCCAGAAATATCTAAAATCTTAAGCAACCCTATAAACGTTGTTGTTTTAGGGTGGCTTGGGATTTATCTATTTTTTGTATTCTTCATATTTTTCTACAAATTTATAGGATTGTCTTCTTGGATAAAAAAAGAAAAAGAATCATTAAATGCTTTACTAATGAGCGGAAACATTTCCGGTGTTTCATCACTTAAAAGATGTATAGATAAAACTGAAAACATAAACTCACTTACATTTGATGCATGTATACAAGCTGCAAAAAGCAGTGCTGAGAGCGGAATAACGTTTTTAGGTATAGTTGCATCCACAGCACCGTTTATAGGTCTGTTCGGAACAGTTATAGGAATACTAACTGCGTTTTCTTCTATGCAGAGTGTGACCACTATTAATATGATTGCTCCTGCAATAGCGGATGCTTTAGTAGCAACTGCTGTAGGTATTATAGTAGCGGTGCCCGCATATTCGTTTCATCAGATACTAAGCAAAAAAGTTGAAGATTTGATAAGTGTATTAACAATGCAAAAGGATTTTTATTTAAGCAAATGA
- a CDS encoding biopolymer transporter ExbD, which produces MKKPELNITPFVDIMLVLLAILMVSVTVSTYQEKTVNLPKGSETTPAAKKPTITITINAKGIVKVNKEEIPLKNFLEEFNLKYGNFNKNSLVYIAADKNIKYKTFMKVYAAVVKTGFTQIGLLTR; this is translated from the coding sequence ATGAAAAAGCCAGAATTAAATATTACTCCTTTTGTAGATATTATGCTAGTACTGCTTGCTATACTTATGGTATCGGTGACGGTTAGCACTTATCAGGAAAAAACAGTTAATCTGCCAAAAGGCAGCGAAACAACACCTGCTGCAAAAAAACCGACAATTACAATTACCATAAATGCAAAAGGTATAGTAAAGGTAAATAAAGAAGAAATTCCACTTAAAAATTTTTTAGAGGAATTCAATCTTAAATACGGCAATTTCAATAAAAATTCTCTTGTTTATATAGCAGCGGACAAAAACATTAAATATAAAACTTTTATGAAAGTTTACGCTGCCGTTGTAAAAACAGGATTTACTCAAATAGGGCTGTTAACTAGATGA
- the tolB gene encoding Tol-Pal system protein TolB, with product MIKKIILSILLTISVFANELVITKYFNEKPKIEITYTGDKNVLKILKMDLTVLDHFNYVINQDNNATYRFDFTYQNKTLKVKYYEKNVLKVEKIYKSNSYAYFPFLVHKAVYDINEYFGLPHAKFLIRKVIYSMLVAPKQANIYLADYTLSYKKRIISGGLNIFPKWADEKQNIIYYTKLGRLPTLYRLNLRTGKREKILTSQGMLIVSDVKGDKLLLTLAPEGQPDVYEYDIATKKLTKLTNYNGIDVNGKFWGKDKIVFVSDRYGMPMVFSKNLDNGIVQRVLYHGKNQVGVDAYKNYLVISTRETSNAFSKNTFNLFLINKQDDSLKRLTFKGQNSFPNFSVDGNSIMFIKRENFYSKIGIIRLNENKVFYYPLPKILQSFDW from the coding sequence ATGATTAAAAAAATTATACTAAGTATTTTGTTGACAATTAGTGTTTTTGCGAACGAATTAGTAATAACAAAGTATTTTAACGAAAAACCGAAAATAGAAATTACATATACGGGCGATAAAAACGTTTTAAAAATTTTAAAAATGGATTTAACGGTTCTTGATCATTTTAATTATGTGATCAATCAAGACAATAACGCTACATACAGATTTGATTTCACTTATCAAAACAAGACGTTAAAAGTAAAATATTATGAAAAAAATGTTCTTAAAGTAGAAAAAATATATAAATCAAACAGTTACGCCTATTTTCCGTTTTTAGTTCATAAAGCTGTTTATGATATTAATGAATATTTTGGACTGCCTCACGCTAAGTTTTTAATCAGAAAAGTTATTTATTCTATGCTTGTGGCACCTAAACAGGCAAATATTTATCTTGCGGATTATACTCTTTCATATAAAAAGAGAATAATCAGCGGAGGGCTTAATATTTTCCCTAAATGGGCCGACGAAAAACAAAATATAATTTATTATACAAAACTCGGTAGACTTCCGACTTTATACAGACTTAATTTAAGAACGGGAAAAAGAGAAAAAATACTGACTTCCCAGGGAATGCTCATTGTTTCTGATGTAAAGGGAGATAAGCTGCTGCTGACTCTTGCGCCTGAAGGGCAGCCTGATGTATATGAATATGATATCGCCACAAAAAAACTTACGAAGCTAACTAATTATAACGGAATAGACGTAAACGGAAAGTTTTGGGGCAAAGATAAAATAGTATTTGTTTCCGACAGATACGGAATGCCTATGGTGTTTAGCAAAAACCTTGATAACGGAATAGTACAAAGGGTGCTTTATCACGGTAAAAACCAGGTAGGTGTAGATGCATATAAAAATTATCTTGTAATAAGTACAAGAGAAACCAGCAATGCGTTTTCAAAAAATACGTTTAACCTGTTTTTGATTAATAAACAGGATGATTCTTTAAAAAGACTTACTTTTAAAGGACAAAACAGTTTTCCTAATTTTTCTGTAGATGGAAATTCTATAATGTTTATAAAAAGAGAAAATTTTTATTCAAAAATTGGTATAATACGATTAAATGAAAACAAAGTTTTTTATTATCCACTGCCAAAAATATTACAATCGTTTGATTGGTAA
- a CDS encoding OmpA family protein, with product MKKKLLIATGVAALLMITGCSKQPNLENATQTEQTAQTANTQNANQNSATATGNETVNTQNANVEEQTIGEGTKITVTANQKFAKKLANIVVYFDFDKYNIRPDQWPKVEELAKLIKSNPANYTVRIEGNCDEWGTEEYNYALGLKRANSVKNALIKLGVDPKKLTIISYGELNPVCTAHAKWCWRKNRRDNFTYLP from the coding sequence ATGAAGAAAAAATTACTAATCGCAACAGGAGTAGCAGCGTTACTCATGATCACAGGATGTTCAAAGCAGCCGAATCTTGAAAATGCAACTCAAACTGAACAGACTGCGCAAACAGCTAACACTCAGAATGCAAACCAAAACAGTGCAACTGCAACCGGCAATGAAACTGTAAATACTCAAAATGCAAACGTTGAAGAACAGACTATAGGCGAAGGTACTAAAATAACAGTAACAGCAAATCAAAAATTTGCTAAAAAACTTGCTAATATTGTTGTTTATTTTGACTTTGACAAATACAATATCAGACCTGACCAATGGCCGAAAGTTGAAGAACTTGCAAAACTTATTAAAAGCAATCCTGCAAATTACACTGTAAGAATTGAAGGTAACTGTGACGAGTGGGGTACAGAAGAATACAACTATGCTTTAGGTTTAAAAAGAGCCAACTCTGTTAAAAACGCTTTAATCAAATTAGGTGTAGACCCTAAAAAACTTACAATTATCAGTTATGGGGAATTAAATCCTGTATGTACCGCACATGCTAAATGGTGCTGGAGAAAAAACAGAAGAGATAATTTTACATATCTTCCATAA
- a CDS encoding tetratricopeptide repeat protein — MKKLFFLIPVLLLADVNPFGAGNLNSPNPYGLTPQEKAILQNKKNIQKNSKLISSLKTELENFKSKLAQKFVEYDQTISDLSNKLSSFNTILSEIDAAKLSIENIKKELNDTNLTDMKNKISDLEQRVSNLEEQNKAIKKTIEEITKIQNENFQNLSNSIQVILDQLKKLNQQTKQLNPKEAFEKAKKLYFKGELNKAKDLFLYSLQKRHLPATSSYYLGEIAYKQGHYKEALAYYKKSISLYPKKTSFTDRLLYHTGISFLKLKQTKNAKLTFKKLVLDFPKSKYAALAKKELEKL, encoded by the coding sequence ATGAAAAAACTTTTTTTTCTTATCCCGGTATTGTTATTAGCCGATGTCAATCCATTTGGCGCAGGTAATTTAAACTCTCCAAATCCTTACGGGCTTACACCTCAGGAAAAAGCAATACTTCAAAATAAAAAGAACATTCAAAAAAACAGCAAATTAATCAGCAGTTTAAAAACTGAACTTGAAAATTTTAAATCTAAGCTTGCACAGAAATTTGTGGAATACGATCAGACTATTTCAGATTTGAGCAATAAACTTTCATCTTTTAATACCATACTAAGTGAAATAGATGCAGCTAAACTTTCTATAGAAAATATTAAAAAAGAATTGAACGATACCAATTTAACAGATATGAAAAATAAAATTTCAGATTTAGAACAGAGAGTTTCTAATCTGGAAGAGCAGAATAAAGCTATAAAAAAAACGATTGAAGAAATTACAAAAATACAAAATGAAAATTTTCAAAATTTAAGCAATTCCATACAGGTTATTCTAGACCAGCTGAAAAAATTAAATCAGCAGACTAAACAGCTGAATCCTAAAGAAGCTTTCGAAAAAGCAAAAAAACTTTACTTTAAAGGTGAACTGAATAAAGCAAAAGATCTGTTTTTATATTCTCTTCAAAAAAGACATCTGCCTGCCACTTCGTCTTATTATTTAGGTGAAATAGCCTATAAACAGGGACATTATAAAGAAGCTTTGGCATATTATAAAAAAAGCATTTCACTTTATCCGAAGAAAACATCATTTACTGACAGACTGTTATATCATACGGGAATATCATTCTTAAAACTTAAACAGACCAAAAACGCCAAACTTACATTTAAAAAGCTTGTTTTGGATTTTCCTAAATCAAAATATGCGGCTTTAGCCAAAAAAGAGTTGGAAAAATTATAA
- a CDS encoding peptidylprolyl isomerase, with translation MAKVYGIEYTVKNSKGEVVDSNKGQAPLEFIAGQNQIIPGLEKEVEGMEVGEEKTVTVKADEAYGQRNEEWVETLPKEQFEGIDLQKGMTLYGQSPDGQTIAVTVVDFDDKNVTIDYNHPLAGEDLTFDVKVVSKRDATLEELAGGEQGQGCGCGTGCGCH, from the coding sequence ATGGCAAAAGTATACGGAATTGAATATACGGTTAAGAACTCAAAAGGTGAAGTAGTTGACTCTAATAAAGGACAGGCTCCTCTTGAATTTATAGCTGGACAAAATCAAATTATCCCGGGACTTGAAAAAGAAGTTGAAGGTATGGAAGTAGGAGAAGAAAAAACTGTAACTGTAAAAGCAGACGAAGCTTACGGTCAGAGAAATGAAGAGTGGGTTGAGACTCTTCCTAAAGAACAGTTCGAAGGGATTGATTTACAAAAAGGAATGACTCTTTACGGACAATCTCCTGACGGACAGACTATTGCAGTAACTGTTGTAGATTTTGACGATAAAAACGTAACTATCGATTATAATCATCCTCTAGCAGGTGAAGATTTAACATTTGATGTTAAAGTTGTCAGCAAAAGAGATGCAACATTAGAAGAGCTTGCAGGCGGAGAGCAAGGTCAGGGATGCGGATGCGGTACAGGATGCGGATGCCACTAA
- the fabD gene encoding ACP S-malonyltransferase, with protein sequence MKIGLLFPGQGSQFVGMGKDFYENSAVAKEMFELASDSVKIDFKKLMFEENEDLNKTEYTQPAILLYSAIAYELFKNSADFEYAFSLGHSLGEFSALYSAGAIDLADAVKLVHERGKLMNAAFRDKVGSMMVVLGLDDETIENICKESNLQVWPANYNSDGQLVLAGIREDLEKLEPVLKEKGAKRAMLLNMSVASHCPLLESASAPLKELLAEALKDEFKDVVSNVTAKAYNTKAEALEVLPVQLTKPVLYKQSIKNYENDADVFVEFGGKVLMGINRKITKKKTLPITDMASLEKVIGSLSN encoded by the coding sequence ATGAAAATAGGTTTATTGTTTCCGGGACAGGGAAGCCAGTTTGTCGGAATGGGTAAAGATTTTTATGAAAATTCGGCAGTTGCAAAAGAGATGTTTGAACTTGCAAGCGATTCGGTAAAAATTGATTTTAAAAAACTCATGTTTGAAGAAAACGAAGATTTAAATAAAACCGAATATACTCAGCCTGCAATTTTATTGTATTCAGCAATAGCATACGAATTGTTTAAAAACAGCGCAGATTTTGAGTATGCGTTTTCTTTAGGGCACTCTTTAGGGGAATTTAGCGCGCTTTATTCTGCCGGTGCGATTGATTTAGCAGATGCTGTAAAGCTTGTACATGAAAGAGGCAAACTTATGAACGCGGCTTTCAGGGATAAAGTCGGTTCTATGATGGTTGTATTGGGTCTGGATGACGAAACAATAGAAAATATATGTAAAGAATCCAATCTTCAAGTCTGGCCTGCAAATTACAACAGTGACGGTCAGCTAGTATTAGCCGGAATCAGAGAAGATTTGGAAAAACTTGAACCTGTACTAAAAGAAAAAGGCGCAAAAAGAGCAATGCTTTTAAATATGAGCGTGGCGAGTCACTGTCCTTTACTTGAGAGTGCGAGTGCTCCTTTAAAAGAGCTTTTGGCGGAAGCGCTGAAAGATGAATTTAAAGACGTAGTAAGCAATGTAACGGCTAAAGCGTATAATACAAAAGCTGAAGCTCTTGAAGTACTTCCTGTACAGCTTACAAAACCGGTATTGTATAAACAGTCAATTAAAAATTATGAAAATGACGCCGACGTGTTTGTAGAATTCGGAGGTAAAGTGTTAATGGGTATAAACAGAAAAATCACAAAGAAAAAGACTCTTCCGATAACTGACATGGCGAGTTTGGAAAAAGTAATTGGTTCATTAAGTAATTAA